Proteins encoded together in one Amblyomma americanum isolate KBUSLIRL-KWMA chromosome 1, ASM5285725v1, whole genome shotgun sequence window:
- the LOC144098486 gene encoding uncharacterized protein LOC144098486, which yields MPVLANYSLPLSTGPYFRKSPMASPCEEDIRAAAASAATAEADIALEAPLVVNGSEASQSHHSVRVESASSSSAPMTPEKATKNRSLSDGRLARAAEPTCRKPWCVGWRTRSMNGFATWTPTYDTCTFS from the exons ATGCCGGTGCTGGCAAACTATTCCTTGCCCCTGTCAACGGGGCCCTACTTTCGGAAGTCGCCGATGGCGTCACCATGCGAGGAGGACATtcgggcagcagcagcttcagcagcaactGCAGAAGCAG ACATTGCATTGGAGGCACCTCTTGTGGTCAACGGCAGTGAAGCATCGCAGAGCCATCACTCAGTCAGGGTGGAATCCGCTTCGAGCAGCTCTGCACCTATGACTCCCGAGAAGGCCACTAAGAATCGAAGCCTGTCTGATGGACGCCTGGCGAGAGCTGCTGAGCCTACCTGCCG GAAGCCCTGGTGCGTCGGCTGGAGGACACGATCAATGAACGGATTCGCCACCTGGACGCCCACCTACGACACGTGCACATTCAGCTGA